Proteins encoded by one window of Myxocyprinus asiaticus isolate MX2 ecotype Aquarium Trade chromosome 35, UBuf_Myxa_2, whole genome shotgun sequence:
- the tbr1a gene encoding T-box brain protein 1: MHLQQLPSSSARAKKTMSVDNDFTLIKAQGDDCVSTTTLKNEPPLKRLFTGLRNPSNTFSSDDKSGAQDFLPVERDDGESADRNLPESRHARTDFASSSSMFSYSGQHVTPALPAFSSHNMTPHPVISNGLYNGLSYAYSQSYGQTYPNSAVYPFPSVPGKAQVYLCNRALWFKFHRHQTEMIVTKQGRRLFPFLSFSIVGLDPTCHYNVIVDVILADPNRWRFQGGKWVSCGKADTNVKGNRVYMHPDSPNTGAHWMRQEISFGKLKLTNNNSAASNSTPLIVLQSLHKYQPRVHVIETDENGAEDTSHSDRVQTFTFPETQFIAVTAYQNTHIIQLKIDHNPFAKGFRDNCDTIYTSCNTERLTPTLGDCPRSQLLPGSRYAMASGLFQDQFVKNCTKSSFTSLTTDPSTSDRAVPFTNSLVTSTQNQESTTTSGQRWFVSPPAASSYETDINAAALLPYATVGVKGLPLPDIGGTGGVLEYYSSPPGWNSQGSIENSNKTSNQPGWVLDGTPEGLNQPNYLSEDVDMMRINRSTLGVPESLEGQDIVDSTWTETPSSIKSVDSSDLRILEEARQKNTSPFITPVSGVHNTLKTDMQVSQDNERKGVKESDFIHFNSQTTTCAD; the protein is encoded by the exons ATGCACCTGCAACAACTCCCTTCATCGTCCGCACGGGCCAAGAAAACGATGAGTGTGGACAATGATTTTACGCTCATCAAAGCACAGGGGGATGACTGCGTCTCCACCACCACCCTGAAGAACGAGCCACCGCTGAAAAGACTCTTCACAGGGCTGAGAAACCCATCAAACACTTTCTCTTCAGACGACAAGAGTGGCGCTCAGGACTTTCTTCCCGTGGAAAGAGATGACGGTGAAAGCGCGGACAGGAATTTGCCTGAATCAAGACACGCGCGGACAGATTTCGCCTCGTCTTCTTCCATGTTCTCGTATTCGGGTCAACATGTTACGCCCGCGCTCCCGGCTTTTTCCAGTCACAACATGACACCTCACCCGGTCATCTCTAACGGGTTGTATAATGGGCTGAGCTACGCTTACTCGCAATCGTATGGACAAACCTATCCAAACAGTGCGGTCTATCCGTTCCCCTCGGTGCCCGGTAAAGCTCAGGTTTATCTGTGTAACCGGGCGCTTTGGTTTAAATTTCACAGACACCAAACAGAAATGATCGTTACTAAACAAGGGCG GCGGCTGTTCCCGTTTCTGAGTTTTAGTATTGTTGGTCTTGACCCGACGTGTCATTACAATGTGATTGTGGACGTGATTCTGGCGGATCCGAACCGCTGGCGGTTCCAGGGCGGAAAGTGGGTTTCGTGTGGCAAAGCGGACACTAATGTTAAAG GAAACCGAGTGTACATGCACCCGGACTCTCCAAACACCGGTGCACACTGGATGCGTCAGGAGATCTCTTTCGGAAAACTGAAGCTAACAAACAACAACAGCGCAGCCAGCAACTCTACTCCG TTGATTGTCCTGCAGTCTCTTCACAAGTACCAGCCGAGAGTGCACGTGATCGAAACAGATGAGAATGGAGCCGAAGATACAAGTCATTCTGATCGAGTACAAACCTTTACCTTCCCCGAGACGCAATTTATAGCTGTCACAGCTTACCAGAACACACAT ataaTTCAGCTAAAAATTGACCACAATCCATTTGCTAAAGGATTTCGAGACAATTGTGATAC AATTTATACCAGCTGCAACACCGAGCGACTGACCCCTACACTCGGTGACTGTCCTCGCTCTCAACTGCTGCCGGGCTCACGGTACGCAATGGCAAGTGGTTTATTCCAGGACCAGTTTGTCAAAAATTGCACTAAATCCAGTTTTACAAGCCTTACCACTGACCCTAGTACTAGTGACCGTGCAGTTCCATTTACGAACAGCCTTGTGACCTCAACGCAAAATCAAGAGAGCACCACGACTTCCGGGCAGCGTTGGTTTGTTTCTCCTCCAGCTGCTTCATCATATGAAACTGATATTAATGCAGCAGCTCTGCTCCCTTACGCCACGGTGGGGGTCAAAGGTCTGCCTCTTCCTGATATTGGTGGCACTGGTGGAGTTTTGGAATACTACTCCAGCCCGCCCGGATGGAATTCCCAGGGTTCGATAGAGAACAGCAATAAAACCTCAAATCAGCCTGGTTGGGTCCTAGATGGAACTCCTGAAGGATTGAACCAACCAAATTATCTGTCAGAGGATGTAGATATGATGAGAATAAACAGATCGACTTTGGGGGTACCTGAGAGCCTCGAAGGTCAAGATATTGTGGATTCGACATGGACTGAGACTCCATCTTCCATCAAATCAGTTGATTCCAGTGATTTAAGGATTTTGGAAGAGGCACGACAGAAGAATACATCTCCCTTCATCACTCCTGTGTCAGGAGTTCATAATACATTGAAAACAGACATGCAGGTCTCACAGGACAATGAAAGAAAAGGAGTCAAAGAATCAGACTTTATTCATTTCAACAGTCAGACGACAACCTGTGCGGACTAA